The following coding sequences are from one Chelonoidis abingdonii isolate Lonesome George chromosome 4, CheloAbing_2.0, whole genome shotgun sequence window:
- the LOC116836375 gene encoding LOW QUALITY PROTEIN: NACHT, LRR and PYD domains-containing protein 3-like (The sequence of the model RefSeq protein was modified relative to this genomic sequence to represent the inferred CDS: substituted 1 base at 1 genomic stop codon), whose translation MAQQTNLTKISALFDPGRNQQITRTVVLQGTAGTGKTMTAKKIMLDWGAGKLYQKKFDYVFFINCRKINLVTTQKSAADLVLDNCLNEKGPIKEIFEKPEKLLFIIDGFDEMNSLLDIDEVSLCTDPFEKKPVKTVLCSLLRQKILQKSFLLITTRPTALEKLQQNLKFPRYAEIMGFSAEERKEYFHKFFCDEKKATQVFNFVKENEMLFTMCFVPIVCWILCMATEQQMKREKALSETSKTTTSVYFLFLSTLLTDCFTDSIHMQPSKTTLWKLCSLAADGILEWKILFEEGDLKKHNLSLSNIHSLFLGKSIFQKDSECXSVYSFIHLSFQEFFAALFYGLEKDEETKQKSLTSKKDVNQLLKIYGPSKNNYLMLTVRFLFGLLNKERLNDMEKKLHCKTSSTVKLELLKWFEVEAKKISSLPYKDSEELHDQLELFHCLYESREEEFAKRAMANFQGIRLEHIRLTTMDVIA comes from the coding sequence ATCCTGGTAGAAATCAACAAATCACAAGAACTGTTGTGTTGCAGGGAACAGCTGGAACTGGGAAAACAATGACAGCAAAAAAGATTATGTTGGACTGGGGAGCTGGAAAACTCTATCAGAAAAAGTTTGATTATGTTTTCTTTATAAATTGcagaaaaataaatcttgttACTACACAGAAAAGTGCTGCTGATTTGGTTTTAGACAATTGTCTTAATGAAAAAGGACCAATTAAAGAAATCTTTGAGAAGCCAGAAAAACTCCTGTTCATAATAGATGGTTTTGATGAAATGAATTCCTTGCTAGATATTGATGAAGTTAGTCTGTGTACTGACCCATTTGAGAAGAAGCCAGTGAAAACTGTACTGTGCAGCTTATTGAGACAGAAAATTCTACAAAAATCCTTCTTACTGATCACTACAAGACCAACTGCTCTGGAGAAACTACAGCAGAATTTGAAATTTCCACGTTATGCAGAGATAATGGGAttttctgcagaagagaggaaagaatattttcataaattcttTTGTGATGAAAAGAAAGCAACACAAGTCTTTAATTTTGtcaaagaaaatgaaatgctCTTCACCATGTGCTTTGTCCCCATTGTGTGTTGGATACTCTGCATGGCCACAGAGCAACAGATGAAAAGAGAGAAAGCTCTTTCAGAAACTTCTAAAACAACCACCTcagtatattttctctttttgtccACTCTGCTAACTGATTGTTTCACTGACTCAATACATATGCAACCATCTAAAACTACTCTGTGGAAGCTTTGCTCATTGGCTGCAGATGGAATTTTAGAATGGAAAATACTGTTTGAAGAAGGTGATCTGAAGAAGCACAATTTATCCTTGTCTAACATTCACTCTCTGTTTCTGGgtaaaagtatttttcaaaaagacTCAGAATGTTAAAGTGTCTACAGCTTCATTCACTTGAGTTTCCAAGAGTTTTTTGCAGCTCTGTTCTATGGGCTAGAGAAAGATGAAGAGACAAAGCAAAAATCATTGACTTCTAAGAAAGATGTGAACCAGCTGTTAAAAATTTATGGACCatctaaaaataattatttgatgTTAACTGTACGTTTCTTGTTTGGTCTCTTAAATAAAGAGAGACTAAATGATATGGAGAAAAAGTTACACTGTAAAACATCATCTACAGTAAAGCTGGAATTATTAAAGTGGTTTGAAGTAGAAGCTAAAAAAATCTCCTCTCTGCCCTATAAGGACTCTGAGGAACTGCATGACCAGCTTGAGTTGTTTCACTGTTTGTATGAGAGTCGGGAAGAGGAGTTTGCGAAACGCGCCATGGCTAATTTCCAAGGAATTAGACTGGAACACATCAGGCTTACAACAATGGATGTAATTGCT